Proteins from a single region of Hordeum vulgare subsp. vulgare chromosome 6H, MorexV3_pseudomolecules_assembly, whole genome shotgun sequence:
- the LOC123405837 gene encoding laccase-19-like, protein MFKIKLPMAAGLVVFFFAVVLSAAAGGDAAVVEHTFVVSQVRMRHLCNDTLVTVVNGQFPGPAVEATEGDTVVVHLVNQSPYGITIHWHGVKQRLTCWADGAGMITQCPIQPNTTFTYRFEVSGQEGTLWWHSHVSALRATLHGIILIRPRSGSSYPFPKPDVEVPVIIGEWWQRDLVKVDNNFSIGGSFDDNPAAAAINGKLGDLYNCSGVAEDNFVLDVEPGKTYMLRLVNAALFSEYYFKVAGHKLTVVGADANYARPFTTDVIAVAAGETIDVLMLADAPPCRYYMAALANQPPVPDPQIPVFVTRGVVQYKNISSSDAQNCSRDEPPLMPAMPDQHDTITTFYFHGNLTGLQPGSNPLLPQVRERVDERLFLTLGKGSMCTHNKTSCKRGGSSESFEVAYINNVSFHLPETTAVLQARYHRGGKLNGMNGGVPVQELPSRPPRAFNFTDTALIPVVPGGRMEELEPTRKATMTRRFAYNATVEVVFQSTATMQSDSNPMHLHGHDFFVLAQGHGNHDAARDVRSYNLVDPPMKNTVQVPRLGWAAIRFVADNPGAWFLHCHFEFHMAMGMAAVFEVDNGPTLETTLPPPPSDLPKCTT, encoded by the exons ATGTTTAAGATCAAGCTCCCCATGGCAGCAGgcctcgtcgtcttcttcttcgccgttgTCCTCTCTGCGGCTGCTGGCGGCGATGCGGCTGTTGTCGAGCACACGTTCGTT GTAAGCCAGGTGCGTATGCGGCATCTGTGCAACGACACGCTGGTGACGGTGGTGAACGGGCAGTTCCCCGGCCCGGCGGTAGAGGCCACGGAAGGGGACACCGTCGTCGTCCACCTCGTCAACCAGTCACCCTACGGAATAACAATCCACTG GCATGGCGTGAAGCAGCGGCTGACGTGCTGGGCGGACGGGGCCGGGATGATAACGCAGTGCCCGATCCAGCCCAACACGACCTTCACCTACCGGTTCGAGGTGAGCGGGCAGGAGGGCACCCTGTGGTGGCACTCCCACGTCTCCGCCCTCCGGGCCACCCTACACGGCATCATCCTCATCCGCCCCAGGTCCGGCTCCTCCTACCCGTTTCCCAAGCCCGACGTGGAGGTCCCGGTCATCATCGGCGAGTGGTGGCAGAGGGACCTCGTCAAGGTGGACAACAACTTCTCCATCGGGGGCTCCTTCGACGataaccccgccgccgccgccatcaacGGAAAGCTCGGGGACCTCTACAACTGCTCCG GGGTGGCGGAAGACAACTTCGTGCTCGACGTGGAACCCGGCAAGACGTACATGCTGCGGCTGGTGAACGCGGCGCTCTTCTCGGAGTATTACTTCAAGGTCGCCGGGCACAAGCTCACGGTGGTCGGCGCCGATGCCAACTACGCGAGGCCCTTCACCACGGACGTCATCGCGGTCGCGGCTGGCGAGACCATCGACGTGCTCATGCTGGCCGACGCCCCACCCTGCCGGTACTACATGGCTGCGCTGGCCAACCAGCCGCCGGTGCCTGACCCGCAGATCCCGGTGTTCGTCACCAGAGGGGTGGTGCAGTACAAGAACATCTCTAGTAGTGATGCGCAAAACTGCAGCAGAGATGAACCGCCTCTCATGCCTGCGATGCCTGACCAGCACGACACGATCACGACCTTCTACTTCCATGGCAACCTCACCGGCCTGCAGCCTGGTAGCAACCCGCTGCTACCTCAGGTCCGGGAGCGCGTGGACGAGCGTCTCTTCCTCACGCTGGGCAAGGGCTCCATGTGCACGCACAACAAAACGTCCTGCAAGAGAGGAGGAAGCTCCGAGTCCTTCGAGGTGGCCTACATCAACAACGTCTCCTTCCACCTCCCGGAGACCACCGCGGTGCTCCAGGCGCGATACCACCGCGGCGGCAAGCTGAACGGCATGAACGGCGGAGTGCCGGTGCAGGAGCTGCCCAGCAGGCCGCCGAGGGCCTTCAACTTCACCGACACGGCGCTGATACCGGTCGTGCCCGGCGGCAGGATGGAGGAGCTCGAGCCCACGCGCAAGGCCACCATGACGCGCCGGTTCGCGTACAACGCCACCGTGGAGGTGGTGTTCCAGAGCACCGCCACCATGCAGAGCGACTCCAACCCCATGCACCTCCACGGCCACGACTTCTTCGTGCTGGCGCAGGGCCACGGCAACCACGACGCCGCCAGGGACGTCAGGAGCTACAACCTCGTGGACCCGCCCATGAAGAACACCGTGCAGGTGCCCAGGCTTGGCTGGGCAGCCATCCGCTTCGTCGCCGACAACCCCGGGGCATGGTTCCTGCACTGCCATTTCGAGTTCCACATGGCCATGGGCATGGCCGCTGTCTTCGAGGTGGACAACGGGCCCACGCTCGAGACCACCCTCCCACCCCCACCCTCCGATCTGCCAAAGTGCACCACATAA